AGAAAGATAGCGCCTATGCACCTATTAGTCAAACTTGCAAAAGATACGATAGAAAGATACATCAAGGATGGAATAATTACAAGCCCACCCGAAGAACTTACAGAAGAAATGAAGGAAAAGGCAGGTGTCTTTGTGTCTTTAAAGAAGCATGGTTCATTAAGGGGATGTATTGGGACATTTGCACCGACCATGCAATCAGTAGCAGAAGAAATTATACAAAATGCTATAAGCGCAGCCACAAAGGACCCGAGATTCCTTCCTGTGCAGGAGGATGAACTGGATGAACTGACATACTCTGTGGATGTATTATCCACACCAGAGAAAATCTCAAGCCATGCAGAGCTCGACCCAAAGAGATATGGGATTATTGTAAAAAAAGGCTGGAAAAGAGGACTCCTTCTGCCTGACCTCGAAGGAGTTAATACAGTAGAAGAACAGCTTTATATTGCTAAACAAAAAGCTGGCATCCATCCTGATGAAGAAGATGTAGAGTTATACAGATTTGAGGTAAAGAGGTATAGATAATGGGAATCGAGGAAGATTTGAGGCAGAGTGAGAAACACTCAGGAGGAAGAGGCATTCTCATAACACTGGTAATCCTGTTAGCCCTCCTTGTGATTACAGGTGCATTTTATATAAAAAGGCTGAGTTACGAACGAGATACACTACAGACAGAGATGATACGCATACAGAAAGAAAACGAGGCACTCAAAGGGAGAATTGAAGGGCTGAGAATGGAGATTGAGGAGGGAAAGAAAAAGTAAACCCCACACCCCGCCCTGAAGGGCGAGGCATTATTAGAGGGTGCGGGGTAAATTAAGGATGGCAAAGATTATTCCATTTAGAGGAGTACTCTATAACAAAGATAAAGTTGGTGACCTTAATATGGTTATGGCGCCACCTTATGATGTAATAGAGTCCGATGAGCTTAAGACTCTATATAAAAAGAGCATCTACAACATTATCCATATAGATCTCGGAGAAAAATACAGTAGCGACAATGATTCAGATAATAGGTACACAAGGGCTTCTGCACTTATTGAA
Above is a genomic segment from Nitrospirota bacterium containing:
- the amrA gene encoding AmmeMemoRadiSam system protein A produces the protein MHLLVKLAKDTIERYIKDGIITSPPEELTEEMKEKAGVFVSLKKHGSLRGCIGTFAPTMQSVAEEIIQNAISAATKDPRFLPVQEDELDELTYSVDVLSTPEKISSHAELDPKRYGIIVKKGWKRGLLLPDLEGVNTVEEQLYIAKQKAGIHPDEEDVELYRFEVKRYR